A single Scleropages formosus chromosome 4, fSclFor1.1, whole genome shotgun sequence DNA region contains:
- the LOC108934392 gene encoding RAS guanyl-releasing protein 2-like, with amino-acid sequence MKTQKEEECRTDTERTMAAVWAEQSAPVEELVEACIGAFGEDGTLQEASQVRMFLMMHPWYLPSTELAKRLLLKSQEGSCSVSYRAKICHLVRYWISEFPAEFDLNPELAEQIKGLKDVLVQEGHELQSQLIDIDSVPSYEWKRQVTRLGSAVTKKRKMSLLFDHLDASELAEHLTYLEYKSFCKILFQDYHSFVMHGCTVDNPILERFITLFNSVSQWIQLMVLSKPTAPQRAQVVTHFITVAQRLLQLQNFNTLMAVVGGLSNSSISRLKDTQAHIGGDASKTFRNLTELVTSCGNYSQYRRCFAECTGFRFPILGVHLKDLIAVHVALPDWADAAKTQVNLNKTRQLYAILQELALVQSTPPSMEANTDLLNLLTVSLDQYHTEEELYQLSLQREPRSTKAAASSSSSEKQPSVIDEWASSVKPKADPAIISKHIEKMVESVFKNFDTDGDGHISQEEFESIRSNFPYLSKFGELDTDQDGRISKEEMIDYFMKASSLLNCKMGFIHTFAETTCVKPTFCVHCAGLIWGFYKHGYKCKACGVYCHKACRSSVAVECRKRTKSISHERPPFQHTRSYSFPLPAKPPSAVQNTVIKEEEKESSFEDEVFDVHL; translated from the exons ATGAAAACTCAGAAAGAGGAGGAGTGCAGGACCGACACCGAGAGGACCATGGCGGCTGTTTGGGCGGAGCAGTCGGCGCCAGTGGAAGAGCTGGTGGAAGCCTGCATCGGGGCCTTTG GTGAGGACGGCACCCTGCAGGAGGCATCTCAAGTGCGCATGTTCCTCATGATGCACCCCTGGTATCTCCCCTCAACAGAGCTGGCCAAGAGGCTCCTCCTCAA GTCACAGGAGGGAAGCTGCTCTGTGAGTTACAGGGCAAAAATTTGCCACTTGGTCAG GTACTGGATCTCGGAATTTCCTGCAGAGTTtgatctgaacccagagctgGCGGAGCAGATCAAAGGGCTGAAGGATGTTCTGGTCCAGGAGGGACATGAGCTCCAAAGTCAGCTCATTGACATTGACAGTGT GCCATCATATGAGTGGAAGCGACAGGTTACCAGGCTGGGCAGCGCCGTCACCAAGAAAAGGAAGATGTCTCTTCTCTTCGACCATCTGGATGCCAGCGAACTGGCAGAGCACCTCACTTACCTGGAGTACAAGTCTTTCTGCAAGATCCTG TTCCAGGACTACCACAGTTTCGTGATGCACGGTTGCACTGTGGACAACCCCATCCTGGAGCGCTTCATCACCCTCTTCAACAGCGTGTCCCAGTGGATCCAGCTCATGGTCCTGAGCAAACCCACGGCACCACAGAGGGCCCAGGTCGTCACTCACTTCATCACGGTGGCCCAG AgactgctgcagctgcagaacTTCAACACGCTGATGGCGGTGGTTGGCGGCCTCAGCAACAGCTCCATCTCTAGGCTCAAGGACACGCAAGCGCACATCGGCGGCGACGCCAGCAAG ACGTTCAGAAACCTGACGGAGTTGGTGACGTCCTGCGGGAACTACAGCCAGTACCGGCGCTGCTTCGCCGAGTGCACGGGCTTCCGCTTCCCGATCCTGGGCGTGCACCTCAAAGACCTCATCGCCGTGCACGTGGCCCTGCCCGACTGGGCCGACGCGGCGAAGACGCAGGTCAACCTGAACAAGACCAGGCAGCTGTATGCCATCCTGCAGGAGCTGGCGCTAGTGCAGAGCACGCCGCCCAGCATGGAGGCCAACACGGACCTCCTGAACCTACTCACG GTGTCGCTGGATCAGTACCACACAGAGGAGGagctctaccagctgtccctacagaGGGAGCCCCGCAGCACCAAGGCAGCT GCTTCCAGCTCTAGTAGCGAGAAGCAGCCTTCTGTGATCGATGAGTGGGCGTCTTCCGTGAAGCCCAAAGCTGACCCTGCCATCATCAGCAAGCACATTGAAAAGATGGTTGAG TCAGTCTTCAAAAATTTCGACACGGATGGGGATGGACACATCTCTCAGGAGGAATTTGAGAGCATTAGGAGCAACTTCCCGTATCTCAGCAAGTTTGGAGAACTAGATACAGATCA GGACGGCAGGATCAGTAAAGAAGAGATGATCGATTACTTCATGAAAGCCAGTTCCCTGCTCAACTGCAAGATGGGCTTCATCCACACCTTTGCAGAGACCACCTGTGTGAAGCCCACCTTCTGCGTCCACTGCGCCGGCCTG ATATGGGGGTTTTACAAGCATGGATACAAATGTAAAG cttGCGGCGTGTACTGCCACAAGGCCTGTCGGAGCAGCGTGGCTGTCGAGTGTCGCAAGCGGACCAAGAGCATCAGCCACGAACGCCCCCCCTTCCAGCACACTCGCTCCTACAGCTTCCCCCTGCCGGCGAAGCCCCCCTCCGCAGTGCAGAACACAg TCAtcaaagaggaagaaaaggagtCATCGTTTGAGGATGAAGTGTTTGACGTCCACCTATGA